From the Lactuca sativa cultivar Salinas chromosome 9, Lsat_Salinas_v11, whole genome shotgun sequence genome, the window ACAATACAATCCAGACAAACGAAACTATGAAAAAATTGGGGAGTCAACTGAAGTGGCTCTTCGTATATTAGCAGAAAAGGTTGATTCATttgattcttttattttaaacttgtttttataaaatttcaaCTTTAGTCAAACTTGTTATTTGACTTTTTTGAAATCTTATCAGGTTGGTCTTCCAGGTTTTGACTCTATGCCTTCTGCCCTCAATATGTTGACAAAGCATGAAAGAGCATCTTACTGTAATCATTATTGGGAAAATCAGTTCAAAAAGGTTTGGTTtttataatcataatcataatcataatcataatcatgttttttcttttattgattcttttttttttggatGCAGATATCTCTTTTGGAATTTTCTCGTGATCGAAAGATGATGAGTGTTCTTTGTAGTAGAAAACAGATTGAAATTATGTTTTCCAAAGGTGCCCCTGAGAGTGTACTCTCTAAATGTACAAGTATCCTTTGTAACAATGATGGTTCTACTGTTCCTCTAACTCCAAATATCAGAGCTGAGCTGGAATCTAGATTTTCCAGGTGATTTCATTTTCTATTTCCAACAATATTAAATTTTACATGACTACATGAGTTGATTTTTTACTTTTTTGTGTTTCAGTTTTGCAGGAAAAGATACATTAAGATGCCTTGCACTTGCCTTAAAAAGGATGCCTACAGGTCACCAAAATATCACCTTACATGATGAGAAAGATCTTACATTTATTGGGTTGGTATGTATGCTTTCTATCCCATTTCCATATCCCAATTCTCAATCTcaaattattttattttcattttccctttttttttttttttttttttttttttttttttttttacttttaaggTTGGAATGCTGGATCCACCAAGAGAGGAAGTCAGAAATGCTATTCTCTCATGCATGACAGCTGGCATACGTGTTATGGTTGTTACAGGGGATAACAAGGTAAATAACTAACTGACTTTTTGTGCATTCAAAATCaaattttgttattattattctAATTGGAGATAAAAATTGCAGACTACTGCAGAATCATTATGCAGAAAGATAGGTGCTTTTGATCACTTGGATGATTTTGTGGGAAGATCTTTCACTGCTTCTGAGTTTGAAGAGCTTCCAGCTTCTCAAAAGACATCTGCACTCCAACATATGATACTTTTCACCAGGTATCTTCAATTCTTCatacatattttttatatttaattatttatatctgCAAAAGGAAAATGAATTTGATTTGTTGTAATCATTCAGGGTTGAACCATCTCATAAAAAGATGCTGGTGGAAGCACTACAACACCAAAATGAAGTCGTAAGATTAATGCAGAATTTCTATTTTAAGTAGAatctttttaaaaataaaaaaaaaattcattttgagAATTGGTAAATGAATTTTTGTTTGAAGGTTGCCATGACTGGAGATGGGGTGAATGATGCACCTGCATTAAAGAAGGCAGATATAGGAATTGCCATGGGATCAGGCACAGCAGTTGCAAAGGTATCTATCTTCTTCTGACTTTTTGACTGGTCAACTCTTTCTTATTGTTGACTTTTTTATGGTTAtaatatatatactaataaattATTAATCATCACTTGTTATTATCAGAGTGCTTCAGACATGGTTTTGGCTGATGACAATTTTGCTACAATAGTTGCAGTAAGTTTCTTGTGAATTGAGGTAATAAAGATTTGCAAAAGCAAAAGAgttgtttttaattaatttattttttattgatagGCTGTTGCAGAGGGAAGAGCTATATACAATAACACAAAGCAGTTCATTAGATATATGATTTCTTCAAACATTGGAGAGGTAGTTTGTATCTTTGTTGCAGCTGTGCTTGGGATACCTGATACTCTTGTCCCTGTAAGCTTCTTCCAATCCAATCCAATCATTGTGAAATTACATTTTTACCCCTCACTAGTCCTTCCATTTTCTTAAATCTTACCACTTCTCTCCATCACTTGTTCCAGGTGCAACTACTTTGGGTTAATCTGGTTACTGATGGATTACCAGCTACAGCTATTGGCTTCAATAAGCAAGATTCAGATGTTATGAAGGCTAAACCTCGAAAGgtattttctttttctctttctcattattaacttattattattatttttattatatattacataacattAACTTTTTGAATCACAGGTTAATGAAGCTGTTGTCACTGGGTGGCTATTCTTCCGTTATTTAGTGATTGGAGGtattcatttttaatttttattatgttgaattaataaaaaaaggtatctttattttatttttgtaattttcaaTTTCTTATGCAGCCTATGTTGGACTTGCAACTGTGGCGGGTTTCATATGGTGGTTTATTTACTCAGATACGGGTCCAAAGATACCTTATACTGAACTGGTAAATCCTTTCTTACATTAACTATTCATtcttcttataataataataataaggctcaaatcattgatttcttcacaactttCATACAAATCTTAAAACAATAACAAAAAAATTCAAACTAATATGCGTGCTCTacttgggtagatttttcaaagtgtcACTATGATGCTTTAGTAAGTAGAATGCTGTAATATAAAGAAATGAAAGGAGGATGCTATATTGTTActtaatacacaaataaatgtaAAAagctttttatttttatatatttatcattttttaaCTCTATTATTATTGGattaaattactgaaatcgtccctgtggtttggtcaaaaattgcgtgtttggtccctaactttttgtTTTTGCTCCTTGTGGTTTGGTTTTATTGCGTTTTTTGTCCTTCACAGACACGAAAAGACTAAATTGTcctttatattttcttttttggtttttattactatttttttttattgtttattaaattaaaaaaaaatagaaaaatgatTTATACACAAATGGAACCACTAAATATCAGTGGGCATCAGAGAGAAAGAGATGGACTGATGGGCTTCATGGAGTGGGTCAATCcatttcatattttttatataaaaaataaagttaataATTATAATAGTTAAAAAAAAGTGTAGGCTTTTTACATTTTGTTTGTTTCATGATTATTTATGCAGATGAATTTTGACAGCTGTTTGACACGTCAGACGACATATCCTTGCAGTATATTCAGTGATCGACACCCCTCAACTGTTGCAATGACAGTGCTTGTTGTTGTCGAAATGTTCAATGCTTTAAACAATCTCAGTGAAAATCAATCCCTAATGTCAGTATTGTTATTTCTATTTCCTTACTTCCTATTCCAAATCAAAACTTTATCTCTTTCTACTTTAGGAATACTTACTTTTATTTACATTCATTCATTGATTGATTGATTTGACTCCATCATCCATATCCTACCCTTTTGTATTTGCTTTTTTACTTTTAGTCAGGAGCTGTCGTTTTTTGACTTCAGGACTGAGAGAGATATATGTGTGTGTTTCTTTTGACTTTATATGAACAGAACCTCTCATCATCACACAAACAAAGAAACAGTTTTTCATTAATAGAGGGATACAATCGTCATTTACTACTCATTCAGACGTGTTTATTCACTTACATCATACTAAAAAAGAGAAACTAGTTTTTATGAATTTTCCTTCATTTGTTATTCCGTCATTTTTTTTTGTACATGGTTGGTTGAATTCCTTTTTGAGaggattttaaaaaataatgaataatgagtttttttatttttttttaataatataatttcaggGTTATACCTCCTTGGAGTAATTTATGGCTTGTTGGTTCTATTGGGGTGACTATGTTACTTCACTGCCTCATTTTATATGTTCAACCACTTTCACTTCTCTTTTCTGTAAGTCTTGATTTTTTCTACATCATTTCagagaataaataaataaataaataatatgttttaaacttcattttccaTTTCAGGTTGTACCTTTGACATGGGACGAGTGGACTACTGTTTTATATTTATCGTTtcctgtaagtttttttttttttttttaaaaaaaaattatttcttgTAGACCACTGTAATTTTTCTAACATTAAAATttctttgtttttgtttcttaTGATATGTATATAGGTAATAATTATTGATGAGATTTTGAAGTTTTTCTCCCGGAATTCAATTGGTATGATGATATGGTTTCTTTCATTTACATGGATAACattttcaattttctttttaaatattattcaaggatttttttttttttttgtgtgtgtgtgtgtgtgtgttaaatgtAGGCATGAAGTTGAATTTGAGACTTAGGAGCGCTGATCTACTTCCCAAAAGGGAAGTACGCGATAAGTGACATGTGGGATCtccaatatattattcatttacTCAAACATACACTATACTAGAAGAGACCTTTTTCCTTAGGTGTTAATTTTGTTGTAAAAAAAAGATCTCGACTTTATAATACATATTTATGAGCAGTTGGTGATAATTGTTGATTTCATTTCATATTTGCATGTCATCAATAGaataaaaaaagttgaaaaaatctaatatcatattaatatatgtTTTCCATGTACTAAAGAAAAACATTCAAAACATAACAAATATCACCTTCGCATAGCTGTATTTATATATACAAAACAATTTTAAATGTAGAgttgtgcatatatatatatatttaatcttatttattcatttgttaattTTTGCATCTGAACACTACTATTTAGAAAAAATTTTTACCGACCATACAAAAATAcatttaatagcaacatactttgacaGAAAATAATAAGTTCTGCGTGTTGATCATTTATAGccacacaaaaaataaaaaatatcaacCCACGTTTAATATATAGAGAATTTGCAAACAAAGATATAAATAaccaaaaaaaaagaagaaatatAATATGAAATGTCCTTAAACAAACCAAACATAcaaaatataaaattattttgCCTGTCAAATTAGTTGACTTATAATGTTAAATTAGTTTGACTTGTAATCTGATTGAAAAGAAGCAACTTCATAGTATTGGTGTATCGAGATGACCTCTAACATCATTTCCTTTGTAGCATGAAAGTAGCTTGTTGCGCTAATCCTACGTGTGCAAACTCAATGCAATATTTGTTGGATCTATATTCTCAAGAATCATAATCGAGTGATATTGATAATAGCATACTATCTTATAGCGTCAATCAAGTTGAaacttattgaatatttattaagcaTTTGATTATCAATAAATAAATTCAACTTTTGTATTTAATTAGaaaaaattattgttttatgaaaataataatagggaaattgtcagaaaagtcataatattttcGGAAAAGTTTCACTTGAGTCTTAGTTTTTTTGAAGGGTTAATGACTTAGAAATGTAATGAACTTtggtttttgtccatatttaggtaaccatgttttttttCGTTCATATTTGaccattgaacttgtttgacCTGTTCAAAACATGGTAATATGATTGGTAATTACGGTAATATTACTCTATTATGAACAGATCACACAAGTTTATTGGTCAAATATGTACGAAAAAAACATGATTACCTAATTATAGATAAAAACCAAAGTTTCTTACCCATTTTggtaatatagttgatcagactatatttatcctaaatatgattacataactgcccatgtTTGATTGTAGTGTTCAACATCTAAATACATTTGTTTCGTTCTTATTATGATACGGTTCTATcaagtatgtatacttttagAAGATACTTATATtcttaaggtatacttttagtcagagtgtttttagtcccattgtatttatagttgtatatcttgtatgattatatatactagttcactataaacaatgttctgataccaatctgtcacacccccgaaccgggacgacggaaacgtcccggggcggatgacttcatgtacagtatcataacaattgaatatgaatgaaaca encodes:
- the LOC111896562 gene encoding calcium-transporting ATPase 3, endoplasmic reticulum-type isoform X1 gives rise to the protein MEDAFARSVPEVLDFFGVNPTKGLTDIQVTSHARIYGSNVLPQEESTPFWKLVLKQFDDLLVKILIAAAVVSFLLALVNGETGLTAFLEPSVILMILAANAAVGVITETNAEKALEELRAYQADVATVMRNGCFSILPATELVPGDIVEVSVGCKIPADLRMIEVLSDHLRVDQAILTGESSSVEKELESMVTSNAVYQDKTNILFSGTVVVAGRARAVVVGVGSNTAMGSIRDSMLKTEDEATPLKRKLDEFGTFLAKVIAGICILVWIVNIGHFRDPIHGGFFQGAVHYFKIAVALAVAAIPEGLPAVVTTCLALGTKRMARLNAIVRSLPSVETLGCTTVICSDKTGTLTTNMMSVSKICVLHSVNHGVAASEYSVSGTTYAPEGSIYDHSGMQLDFPAQFPCLLHIAMCSALCNESVIQYNPDKRNYEKIGESTEVALRILAEKVGLPGFDSMPSALNMLTKHERASYCNHYWENQFKKISLLEFSRDRKMMSVLCSRKQIEIMFSKGAPESVLSKCTSILCNNDGSTVPLTPNIRAELESRFSSFAGKDTLRCLALALKRMPTGHQNITLHDEKDLTFIGLVGMLDPPREEVRNAILSCMTAGIRVMVVTGDNKTTAESLCRKIGAFDHLDDFVGRSFTASEFEELPASQKTSALQHMILFTRVEPSHKKMLVEALQHQNEVVAMTGDGVNDAPALKKADIGIAMGSGTAVAKSASDMVLADDNFATIVAAVAEGRAIYNNTKQFIRYMISSNIGEVVCIFVAAVLGIPDTLVPVQLLWVNLVTDGLPATAIGFNKQDSDVMKAKPRKVNEAVVTGWLFFRYLVIGAYVGLATVAGFIWWFIYSDTGPKIPYTELMNFDSCLTRQTTYPCSIFSDRHPSTVAMTVLVVVEMFNALNNLSENQSLMVIPPWSNLWLVGSIGVTMLLHCLILYVQPLSLLFSVVPLTWDEWTTVLYLSFPVIIIDEILKFFSRNSIGMKLNLRLRSADLLPKREVRDK
- the LOC111896562 gene encoding calcium-transporting ATPase 3, endoplasmic reticulum-type isoform X2, which translates into the protein MIEVLSDHLRVDQAILTGESSSVEKELESMVTSNAVYQDKTNILFSGTVVVAGRARAVVVGVGSNTAMGSIRDSMLKTEDEATPLKRKLDEFGTFLAKVIAGICILVWIVNIGHFRDPIHGGFFQGAVHYFKIAVALAVAAIPEGLPAVVTTCLALGTKRMARLNAIVRSLPSVETLGCTTVICSDKTGTLTTNMMSVSKICVLHSVNHGVAASEYSVSGTTYAPEGSIYDHSGMQLDFPAQFPCLLHIAMCSALCNESVIQYNPDKRNYEKIGESTEVALRILAEKVGLPGFDSMPSALNMLTKHERASYCNHYWENQFKKISLLEFSRDRKMMSVLCSRKQIEIMFSKGAPESVLSKCTSILCNNDGSTVPLTPNIRAELESRFSSFAGKDTLRCLALALKRMPTGHQNITLHDEKDLTFIGLVGMLDPPREEVRNAILSCMTAGIRVMVVTGDNKTTAESLCRKIGAFDHLDDFVGRSFTASEFEELPASQKTSALQHMILFTRVEPSHKKMLVEALQHQNEVVAMTGDGVNDAPALKKADIGIAMGSGTAVAKSASDMVLADDNFATIVAAVAEGRAIYNNTKQFIRYMISSNIGEVVCIFVAAVLGIPDTLVPVQLLWVNLVTDGLPATAIGFNKQDSDVMKAKPRKVNEAVVTGWLFFRYLVIGAYVGLATVAGFIWWFIYSDTGPKIPYTELMNFDSCLTRQTTYPCSIFSDRHPSTVAMTVLVVVEMFNALNNLSENQSLMVIPPWSNLWLVGSIGVTMLLHCLILYVQPLSLLFSVVPLTWDEWTTVLYLSFPVIIIDEILKFFSRNSIGMKLNLRLRSADLLPKREVRDK